Proteins encoded in a region of the Thermodesulfobacteriota bacterium genome:
- a CDS encoding PAS domain S-box protein, translating into MTTLLRWLAAAWIGGALLSAPLPAAAADDFRVLVINSYHRGFTWSDAEETGVTERLRGVLPTVDISVEYLDAKRYPDEPHQRLLRDFLIRKYGRERIDMIVALDNPAMDMLSRPADAPFPGIPVVFAGISDYEQYLRNGRKGVTGVVERHDVRNTLEAALSFHPGTKTVLVVNDHTTSGLSSRREAEKLLPHFEGRVEIRFLPPSTFDEARTIIGDLPPDALLLIQSFATDRAGKTLSGADSTRVFAEAAKVPVYVLVETRLIGETVGGFLLDGRLHGRMAADLALRILLGMDPSSVPVEEMPASRPVFDYRQLKRFGIPLEKLPPGTVLVNRPETVFDTHREFAVSTIAAVAFLVGIVALLVLVIFRIKRTEAGRKRAEEALRLTQHCVDKAPVAFCTVSEDGRIESVNEAMCRNLGYTAEEFSSMTVFDFNTTITPESFRRHREEVYASGLRMFEAVYRRKDGSTFPVEVATSHLDFMGKRILYSFIKDVTERKTAEREQAALKEQLFQSQKMETVGLLAGGVAHDFNNLLTPILGYSELMLLGLPETDPNRQKLEQIHQAADFARKLTMRLLAFSRKQVLRLEEIDVGDIVRGLEQVLRRTIREDIRVAVLTGKSPGVARADRGQIEQALLNLAINAQDAMPDGGTLTIGTENVDLDEAAAVHPEVAPGPYVMLSVADTGVGMDEEVRAHIFEPFFTTKGPGKGTGLGLATVYGIVKQHGGHILVSSEKGAGSVFNVLLPRVEPTRKEAPPADSAPEAVPERVERGGETVMVAEDNPEVRALACRMLENLGYRVLAAESADECIAMAAAHEGTIHLLLTDVIMPERNGKELYELMKRDRPGLKSLFMSGYPGEVIGQHGILDEGVFFLQKPFTSTALSQQVRRALES; encoded by the coding sequence GTGACCACGCTCCTCCGGTGGCTGGCCGCGGCCTGGATCGGAGGAGCGCTCCTGTCCGCTCCGCTTCCGGCGGCGGCCGCGGACGATTTCCGCGTCCTCGTGATCAACTCCTACCATCGGGGCTTCACCTGGTCCGACGCGGAGGAGACGGGCGTCACCGAGCGGCTCCGGGGTGTTCTCCCGACGGTCGACATCTCCGTCGAGTACCTCGACGCGAAGCGGTATCCCGACGAGCCCCACCAGCGGCTCCTGCGCGATTTCCTGATCCGGAAGTACGGACGGGAGCGGATCGACATGATCGTCGCCCTCGACAACCCGGCGATGGACATGCTCTCACGTCCCGCCGATGCGCCCTTTCCCGGAATCCCGGTCGTGTTCGCGGGGATCAGCGACTACGAGCAATACCTGCGGAACGGCCGCAAGGGAGTAACCGGCGTCGTCGAGCGGCACGACGTGAGGAACACGCTGGAAGCGGCGCTCTCGTTCCACCCGGGGACGAAGACGGTGCTGGTGGTCAACGACCACACAACCAGCGGCCTTTCGTCCCGGCGGGAGGCGGAAAAGCTGCTGCCGCATTTCGAAGGGCGCGTCGAGATCCGCTTCCTTCCCCCCAGCACCTTCGACGAGGCCCGCACCATCATCGGAGATCTGCCCCCGGATGCTCTCCTGCTGATCCAGTCCTTCGCCACCGACCGCGCCGGGAAGACGCTTTCGGGCGCCGACAGCACCCGGGTCTTCGCCGAAGCGGCGAAGGTCCCCGTTTACGTCCTGGTCGAGACCCGGCTCATCGGCGAGACCGTCGGCGGTTTCCTCCTGGACGGCAGACTGCACGGGCGGATGGCCGCCGACCTGGCGCTGAGGATCCTGCTGGGCATGGATCCCTCCTCCGTGCCGGTGGAAGAGATGCCGGCCTCCCGGCCCGTGTTCGACTACCGGCAGCTCAAGAGGTTCGGAATCCCGCTGGAAAAGCTTCCTCCCGGCACCGTTCTCGTCAACAGGCCGGAGACGGTCTTCGACACGCACCGGGAGTTCGCCGTTTCCACAATCGCGGCAGTGGCGTTCCTCGTCGGGATCGTGGCGCTCCTGGTTTTGGTCATTTTCCGGATCAAGCGGACCGAGGCCGGCCGGAAGCGGGCGGAGGAGGCGCTGCGCCTGACGCAGCATTGCGTCGACAAGGCGCCGGTGGCCTTCTGCACGGTGTCGGAGGACGGCCGCATCGAGTCTGTCAACGAGGCGATGTGCAGGAATCTCGGGTACACCGCGGAGGAGTTCTCCTCGATGACCGTCTTCGATTTCAACACCACGATCACGCCGGAATCGTTCCGGAGGCACCGGGAGGAAGTGTACGCCTCCGGCCTGCGGATGTTCGAGGCCGTCTACCGGCGGAAGGACGGGTCGACGTTCCCGGTGGAGGTCGCCACGAGCCACCTGGACTTCATGGGAAAGCGCATTCTCTATTCCTTCATCAAGGATGTCACCGAGCGCAAGACCGCGGAGCGGGAGCAGGCGGCCCTGAAGGAGCAGCTCTTCCAGTCGCAGAAGATGGAGACCGTGGGGCTGCTGGCGGGCGGCGTGGCGCACGACTTCAACAACCTCCTGACGCCGATCCTCGGATACAGCGAGCTGATGCTGCTCGGCCTCCCCGAAACGGATCCGAACCGGCAGAAGCTCGAGCAGATCCACCAGGCGGCGGATTTCGCCAGGAAGCTGACGATGCGGCTGCTCGCCTTCAGCCGGAAGCAGGTGCTCCGCCTGGAGGAGATCGACGTCGGGGACATCGTCCGCGGGCTGGAGCAGGTGCTCCGCCGGACGATCCGGGAAGACATCCGGGTCGCCGTCCTCACCGGGAAGTCGCCGGGCGTGGCGCGCGCGGACAGGGGGCAGATCGAGCAGGCGCTGCTGAACCTCGCGATCAACGCGCAGGACGCGATGCCGGACGGGGGGACGCTGACCATCGGAACGGAAAACGTCGATCTCGACGAAGCCGCCGCCGTCCATCCGGAAGTCGCCCCCGGCCCCTACGTGATGCTCTCGGTCGCCGATACCGGCGTGGGGATGGACGAGGAGGTCCGGGCGCACATCTTCGAGCCGTTCTTCACGACGAAGGGACCGGGGAAGGGAACGGGTCTGGGGCTGGCGACCGTATACGGGATCGTGAAGCAGCACGGGGGGCACATCCTCGTATCCTCGGAGAAAGGGGCCGGGAGCGTGTTCAACGTGCTCCTTCCCCGGGTGGAGCCGACACGGAAGGAGGCTCCTCCGGCGGACTCGGCCCCCGAGGCGGTCCCGGAACGGGTCGAGCGGGGCGGGGAGACCGTGATGGTGGCGGAGGATAACCCGGAGGTGCGGGCGCTCGCCTGCCGGATGCTGGAGAACCTCGGCTACCGGGTGCTGGCCGCGGAGAGCGCGGACGAATGCATAGCGATGGCCGCGGCGCACGAAGGGACCATCCACCTCCTTCTGACGGACGTGATCATGCCGGAAAGGAACGGGAAGGAGCTGTACGAACTGATGAAGCGCGACCGCCCGGGGCTGAAAAGCCTGTTCATGTCCGGCTACCCCGGCGAGGTGATCGGGCAACACGGGATCCTGGACGAAGGAGTCTTCTTCCTGCAGAAGCCTTTCACGAGCACCGCCCTCTCACAGCAGGTGCGGCGGGCCCTCGAATCGTAA
- a CDS encoding chemotaxis protein CheC produces the protein MTANPCAEILGVDERDILQEIMNIGFGSAAADLAGVIDLHVQLSVPQVRLLPASELPGYIDREVPDPGEITIIEQNFWSRFKGTALLVFPSGAGKALLGFLGEVGEHAFESDPLRILEKETLMEVGNILVGACVGKVAELLGDIVTYSPPRVLSGSLDDAALTRKVSDPGNHVIVLRTAFHFGNRDVQGHLFLVARHESVTWLRRALQGFMSRYA, from the coding sequence ATGACGGCGAATCCCTGCGCCGAAATCCTCGGCGTCGACGAGCGGGACATCCTCCAGGAGATCATGAACATCGGCTTCGGCAGCGCGGCCGCCGATCTGGCCGGGGTCATCGACCTCCATGTCCAGCTTTCCGTCCCGCAGGTCCGGCTCCTGCCGGCGTCGGAGCTCCCCGGGTACATCGACCGGGAAGTGCCGGATCCCGGGGAGATCACCATCATCGAGCAGAACTTCTGGTCCCGGTTCAAGGGGACGGCGCTGCTGGTCTTCCCCTCCGGCGCCGGGAAGGCGCTGCTCGGGTTCCTGGGCGAGGTCGGCGAGCACGCCTTCGAGTCCGACCCGCTGCGGATCCTGGAGAAGGAAACGCTGATGGAGGTGGGAAACATCCTCGTCGGTGCCTGCGTCGGCAAGGTGGCGGAGCTCCTGGGCGACATCGTCACCTATTCCCCCCCGCGGGTCCTGAGCGGGAGCCTGGACGACGCCGCCCTGACCCGGAAGGTCAGCGACCCGGGCAACCACGTCATCGTCCTGCGGACGGCCTTCCATTTCGGGAACCGGGACGTGCAGGGACACCTGTTCCTCGTCGCCCGCCACGAATCGGTCACCTGGCTCCGGCGGGCGCTCCAGGGCTTCATGAGCCGCTACGCATGA
- a CDS encoding response regulator, which yields MIKKILIIDDSPVARKILRSCIPGDRVFEISEAGDGQTGLQRFLDEVPDLTFTDLTMPVMDGIMALEKMKKARPESVVVVCSADVQPKTIERIMGLGAFDMLRKPPAREALADIFSRVEGHLLSAGKR from the coding sequence GTGATCAAAAAGATACTCATTATCGACGATTCCCCCGTCGCGCGGAAAATCCTGCGAAGCTGCATACCGGGGGATCGCGTCTTCGAAATATCCGAGGCCGGGGACGGCCAGACCGGCCTCCAGCGCTTCCTGGACGAAGTCCCCGACCTGACGTTCACCGACCTCACCATGCCGGTGATGGACGGCATCATGGCCCTGGAAAAGATGAAGAAAGCCCGGCCGGAAAGCGTGGTCGTCGTCTGCAGCGCCGATGTCCAGCCGAAGACGATCGAACGGATCATGGGCCTCGGGGCGTTCGACATGCTCCGGAAACCGCCAGCCAGGGAGGCGCTGGCGGACATCTTCTCCCGGGTTGAAGGCCACCTCCTGAGCGCGGGGAAGAGATGA
- a CDS encoding diguanylate cyclase, protein MNFAGVCDILNLGIVILDAEYRIRYWNDWMAMHSGIPREEMLGRDLFDAYPVLDTPAIRRSFKSVFTFGNFGFFSQKLHGHLFPIRTTGSFQGTFEHMQQSCTVCPLREGDGAGVTHVCITVQDVTEVAAYEKLLLEMNFRDSLTGVYNRRYFTSRLKEEFERHRRYKRSMSMLMIDID, encoded by the coding sequence ATGAATTTCGCCGGCGTCTGCGACATCCTGAACCTGGGGATCGTCATCCTGGACGCCGAATACCGCATCCGGTACTGGAACGACTGGATGGCGATGCACAGCGGCATCCCCCGGGAGGAGATGCTGGGCAGGGACCTTTTCGACGCCTACCCGGTCCTGGACACCCCGGCGATCCGCCGGAGCTTCAAGTCGGTGTTCACCTTCGGCAATTTCGGCTTCTTCTCCCAGAAGCTGCACGGACATCTCTTCCCGATCCGGACCACCGGCTCGTTCCAGGGCACGTTCGAGCACATGCAGCAGAGCTGCACCGTGTGCCCCCTGCGGGAAGGCGACGGCGCCGGGGTGACGCACGTCTGCATCACCGTGCAGGACGTAACCGAGGTGGCGGCGTACGAGAAGCTCCTCCTCGAGATGAATTTCCGCGACAGCCTCACCGGGGTCTACAACCGCAGGTATTTCACCAGCCGCCTCAAGGAGGAGTTCGAGCGCCACCGGCGGTACAAGAGGTCGATGTCGATGCTCATGATCGACATCGAC